Proteins co-encoded in one Brachyhypopomus gauderio isolate BG-103 unplaced genomic scaffold, BGAUD_0.2 sc213, whole genome shotgun sequence genomic window:
- the LOC143502800 gene encoding plexin-A2-like: LSLSLSLSISPPAFAELQTDINELTSDLDRAGIPYLDYRTYAMRVLFPGIEDHPVLRELEVSGNGQQSVEKALKLFAQLINNKVFLLTFIRTLEAQRSFSMRDRGNVASLIMTALQGRLEYATDVLKQLLSDLIDKNLESKNHPKLLLSRTESVAEKMLTNWFAFLLHKFLKECAGEPLFMLYCAIKQQMEKGPIDAITGEARYSLSEDKLIRQQIDYKTLILNCVNPDNESGPEIAVKMLNCDTITQVKEKILDAVYKNMPYSQRPRAVDMDLEWRQGRMARVVLQDEDITTKIENDWKRLNTLVHYQVSDRCVVALVPKQTSSYNIPPSTSISRTSISRYDSSFRYTGSPDSLRSRAPMITPDLESGVKVWHLVKNHDHSDQREGDRGSKMVSEIYLTRLLATKGTLQKFVDDLFETLFSTVHRGSALPLAIKYMFDFLDEQADKHAIHDTDVRHTWKSNCLPLRFWVNVIKNPQFVFDIHKSSITDACLSVVAQTFMDSCSTSEHRLGKDSPSNKLLYAKDIPNYKNWVERYYADISRLPAISDQDMNAYLAEQARLHSSEFNMLSALNEIYSYVSKYSEEITAALDQDEQARKQRLAYKVDQLIGAMSLES; this comes from the exons ctctctctctctctctctctctctatctcccccccAGCCTTTGCAGAGTTGCAGACAGACATCAATGAGTTGACCAGTGATCTGGACCGAGCTGGTATCCCGTACCTGGACTACCGCACATATGCCATGCGAGTGCTTTTCCCCGGAATCGAGGACCATCCAGTACTGCGAGAGCTGGAG GTCTCCGGGAACGGTCAGCAGAGCGTGGAGAAAGCCCTCAAGCTGTTTGCGCAGCTCATCAACAACAAGGTGTTCCTGCTGACCTTCATCCGCACGCTGGAGGCCCAGCGCTCCTTCTCCATGCGTGACCGTGGCAACGTGGCCTCCCTCATCATGACGGCCCTGCAGGGTCGTCTGGAGTACGCCACCGACGTCCTCAAACAGCTGCTGTCCGACCTCATCGACAAGAACCTGGAGAGCAAGAACCACCCCAAGCTGCTCC tttCTCG gactgAATCTGTGGCTGAGAAGATGCTCACCAACTGGTTCGCCTTCCTCCTCCACAAGTTTCTGAAG gagTGTGCTGGTGAGCCCCTCTTCATGCTCTACTGTGCTATTAAACAGCAGATGGAGAAAGGGCCCATAGACGCCATCACTGGGGAGGCACGTTACTCCCTCAGTGAAGATAAACTCATCCGCCAGCAGATCGACTACAAGACACTG ATTTTGAATTGCGTGAATCCCGATAACGAGAGCGGCCCGGAGATCGCCGTCAagatgctgaactgtgacaccaTCACGCAGGTGAAGGAGAAGATTCTGGACGCCGTGTACAAGAACATGCCGTACTCACAGAGGCCCAGAGCTGTGGACATGGACCTGG AGTGGCGTCAGGGCAGGATGGCCCGTGTGGTTCTGCAGGACGAGGACATCACCACCAAGATCGAGAACGACTGGAAGAGACTGAACACACTCGTGCACTACCAG GTGTCGGACCGCTGTGTGGTGGCGCTGGTGCCGAAGCAGACCTCGTCCTACAACATCCCTCCCTCCACCAGCATCTCACGCACCTCCATCAGCAGATACG ACTCTTCGTTCCGGTACACAGGAAGTCCGGACAGCCTGCGCTCACGTGCGCCCATGATCACCCCGGACCTGGAGAGCGGCGTGAAGGTCTGGCACCTGGTGAAGAACCACGACCACTCGgaccagagggagggagaccgCGGCAGCAAGATGGTGTCTGAGATCTACCTCACCCGCTTGCTGGCTACCAAG gGTACGCTGCAGAAGTTCGTGGACGACCTGTTCGAGACTCTGTTCAGCACGGTCCACCGTGGCAGCGCCCTGCCCCTCGCCATCAAGTACATGTTCGACTTCCTGGACGAGCAGGCCGACAAACACGCCATCCACGACACGGACGTGCGGCACACGTGGAAGAGCAACTG CCTGCCGCTGCGCTTCTGGGTGAACGTGATCAAGAACCCGCAGTTCGTGTTCGACATCCACAAGAGCAGCATCACGGACGCGTGTCTCTCCGTGGTGGCCCAGACCTTCATGGACTCCTGCTCCACCTCCGAACACCGCCTGGGCAAAGACTCGCCCTCCAACAAGCTGCTCTACGCTAAAGATATCCCCAACTACAAGAACTGGGTGGAGAG GTACTACGCTGACATTAGCAGACTGCCAGCCATCAGCGATCAGGACATGAACGCCTACCTGGCCGAACAGGCACGGCTGCACTCCAGCGAGTTCAACATGCTGAGCGCTCTGAACGAGATCTACTCTTACGTCAGCAAGTACAGCGAAGAG ATCACGGCCGCGCTGGACCAGGACGAGCAGGCCAGGAAACAGCGGCTGGCCTACAAGGTGGACCAGCTCATCGGCGCCATGTCCCTGGAGAGCTGA